DNA from Leishmania donovani BPK282A1 complete genome, chromosome 34:
TCCTTCGGCCAACGCCAgagacgcagctgctgctgaacttGGAAGCGAAGGCTCGCTTTTACTCTGGTGCTGGCCGGCACGACGATCCGGCGGAGGGGTATGTGGCGTTCCTCGACTCCGTCTTTCTCTCCGGCCGACTCGACAAGAAGCTGCTGGGTGGCGGCGCCAAGGACGGGCTCTTTGCCCGCCTCTACGCTCTGGGCGGAGGGGAGCAGACGGCGACGTGCATGTCGCGCATCGCGCAGTTCACCGCCCGCTACCTTCAGAACTACGGCTTCTCCCTTGGTCTCGGTGATGTGTCGCCAACGCCGTCGCTCAACGAGAAGAAGGCCGCCGTGCTGGCTGTGTCGTTCGACAAGTGCGATCGTCTCATCTCTCTCGCCAAGACGGGCCGGCTCATCCCCAAGCCTGGGATGAGCGTGAAGCAGAGCCTGGAGGCGATGCTGAACGCGGAGCTGTCGCAGGTGCGTGACGCGTGTGGCTCGGCCGCCGTGCAAGCGCTGGATGCCAAGTCGAACGCACCTCTTATCATGGTGAATTCTGGGAGCAAAGGCAGCGCCCTCAACACTGCACAGATGATGGCGTGCGTGGGGCAGCAGACGGTCAGCGGCAAACGCATCATGAACGCCTTCCAGGACCGCGCCCTGCCGCACTTCCCGCGTTTCGCCGAAGACCCCGCGTCGCGCGGCTTCGTGGCCAGCTCCTTCTACTCTGGCCTGTCGCCGACGGAGTTCTTCTTCCATGGCATGGCTGGTCGCGAGGGTATTGTCGATACAGCCGTCAAGACCGCAGAGACTGGCTACATCTACCGCCGCCTCAGCAAGGCCATGGAGAACCTGAGCGTTGGCTACGACGCCTCTGTGCGTAGCGTGCAGGGAAGCATTGTTCAGCTGCGGTACGGCGAGGATGGCATGGACCCGTGGCTGATGGAGGGGGCGCACGGCACGCCACTTAACCTCGATCAGGAGTGGCTCAGCAACCGTGCCGCCTACGCCCGCTTTCGAAAGCACATCGACAATGTCTTGAgcgtgggagggggcagTGGTGGGCTGGCCGCATCAGCGGATCCGCTCCTCCAAACGTACCGCAGGCTCTACGATGAATGGCACGCCGTGTCCATGCTCCCTGGCGAGCTGGACACCTTCGTGCATCACCTGCTGCACGCGGATGAGGCGACGCTCGCCTCCTGCGCGCGCCTGatgaaggcggaggcggcgatacgcggtgcggcgccgtcgtctgcggCCGCCGGTCTGCAGTTGTTacagcagctcgcgcagcagcacggcagcgaccgcctgcgcagcgacaTTCAGGCGTTCTTCCGCAAGAAGCGCGAcgagctggtgcagctgcggcagaaaCTGAAGCTACCCCTGGACGCCCATGCCCCTGCGGCCGCTGAGCTTGCAGCGGCGAGCGCTAAGGCAGTTCGTGGCGGGGAAAAGCGCAAGCCAAGTCCACACAACGGCGTGCAGCCATCCGTCAAAGCCGATGCGTCGgccagcgcagctgccgtgcagGCGTTTGCAGAGTCGCTTCAGGCCGAGCTGCTGCCACTCACCAAAGGCATGCTGCTTCACTTCCTCGAGGCTTCAGCGCGCAAGGTGCACCGCAAGCTGTGCGAGCCCGGCACGCcgtgcggcgccatcgccgctcAGTCTGTGGGTGAGCCGAGCACACAGATGACGCTCCGCACGTTCCACTTTGCAGGTGTGGCCAGCATGAGTATCACGCAGGGTGTGCCGCGCCTCGTGGAAATCATCAATGCCAACAAGAGCATCGCCACTCCGGTCATCACGGCTCCCATTGTGCTAGAGGACGAATTCACGTCGATAGACCTCGCGCCGGCGAGTCGTACGCAGTACCAagccgcgcgcgcggtgAAGGGTCTGATGGAACGggtgctgctgaaggagatCGCACGCGAAATGGTTGAGGTTGTGACGCCGCGGGCGTATTACATTCACATCTTCCTCAACATGGAGCTCAtcgagcgcctcctgctgccaATCGATGCGGCAGTGGTGTGCCAGCGGCTctacgcggcggccgcgcggccaatgtcgccgctgcgccatctcTCCGAGGCGTGCGTCGACGTGGTGAGCCGCGATTCCCTCGTCGTCAAGTCCTATGAGAAGGACCCGGCGCGGGTGCATTTTAACGTTCAGCACCTGCTCACCCTCCTGCCCGATCTCGTGGTCGGTGGCGTCCCAGGCGTCAACCGCGTCATGATTGCCGACCGCtcggagaagctgctggcggagggAGCGGAGCTCTTGTCGGTCATGTCGCTGCCGTACGTGGATGGTGTGCGCACCACGTGCAACCACGTCGCCGTCATAGAGCGCGCGCTCGGCATCGAGGCCGCCCGCGAGACCATCGTGAGGGAAATTACGAGCATCTTGCAAGCCTATTCGCTCAACATCGACATTCGGCACATCTACCTCCTGGCCGACGTGATGACGAGTCGCGGCGTTGTTCTCGGCATCACTCGATACGGCATCCAAAAGATGAACAACAACGTCCTCACCATGGCGTCCTTCGAGCGCACCACGGAGCACTTGTACAATGCGGCAAtgacggagagggaggacgTCAACCTCAGCGTCTCCGAAAGCATCATCATTGGCAAGCCGATCCCCCTCGGCACCAGCAGCTTCAACATCCTGCTCGACAAGGGCAGCATTGCGCCACCCGGCTCCAACACGGGCCGAATGCCGTCGCCCCGGCGCAGCGCCCACGtagcagccacagcggcggcggccttgaAGTCGTCCGGCAAggctgcggtggccggcAAGCACAGCAAGAAGGTGGAGCCGACGCCGAAGGAGGTGTTCCTGCGCAGCTCTTTCATGGCgtacgccgccgcgcacgggGCGGCGACGCATCGAGGTCTGCGTGGCTGCTTTTCGAGTCGGTCCCTCTCCGCCGAGGGCGTCTTCCGGCTGGACCTCTTCGCGTTGTGATATCTCTAGAAAGCTTCGCTACTGcttcatcaccgccgccgtgcctCCAAGTCACTgacctctcccctccccgcccacacacacacacacacatatatatgtgcgcCTGGTGACGCTGTGAACGTGAGCGTTCAACACCCGTCACCGCATGACGCCTTTGTCGTTGTCTAAATTTTGAATTGAGCAAAAAGGTGAACGACGTTGCTTTCACTGATGCCTGCGTGCACTCCTCTACGGCGGCACGTATTTACGTCGACTCGAACCCCGCCTCAACCCCGGCGCCCAGTTTCACATGCGTGGATGCGGCGTGATTGCACTCTTTGCGGTGCTGGCCAACgtctcgccccctccccctacccACCCCATCgaccggcgccggcgtgagTGTAGGCGTGCTCACTGAATGCAAGCACATGCACTCGATGCCACCACGCACCCTCCCCTTGTCACTGCTCGGgtagtggcggcggcagcggtaaGAAGAGTATGTATGCGGCGGAGGACACCCGCCAATGCGCGctcccgccccgcccccccccctcgcagATGAGGCTTCCAACGCCTTCTTCACCGCCCTTCTTCTTCGTGTGCACCGCATCTCCCACTGTCCAGCTGGGTGCGTCTTGGCGTCCGTTGCGCACCGCAGgtctcccacccacccctttccctttccctctccctctctcgtgccTTCTCTCGGGCTGAGTGCGTCAGCCGCGCCTTTTTAAATCCAAGCTAATGAGTGCGCATGGGACaggtgcgggtgcggcgatgccgcttTCGGTGCCATCGTCCTGGGGCGGCCCAGGGCCTTCCTCGCAAGAAGCCGCCAATGTACGGCCCTCGCTTGCTGTACCAGAGAAACAgtccgcggcggcaggagtCACGGATGGCTttgcgccagcggcagcggcaaagaCCTCACACGCCCCTCCGTCACTCCCTACACCTTCCGTGCTTGCCCAACCACAACCACCCTCTGCGGCAGTCCGTCCCACAGATGCAGAGCCTCCCTCTTCCGCTGCGCCCGCGTCGGCCTTTTCAACGTCGGCGAAGAGCAACGCCACACAACGCAAGGTGGCAAAGTTGCTGGACATCACGACGAGTAGCGAAATCAAGGATCTGGCGAGCTACGTGGACAACATCTTGCCAGGCTACTTCTACTCCCTGGGCGACAGTGAAAAGGACGAGTCCAGCAGTGCCGAAGTCGTGGCCGCCAACGGCCACCGATCTACACCGGCCCCGTCGAGTGCGGCATCCAGCCACAGCAATAACAACAAGACCATCACATCAACCGCACTTCGCAGTGCCCTCGACCATCGTACCATCGACGTGCACAAGAGTTTCCTGCAAGAGTTCACGGCCGTCTACCAGAGCTACCAGCGCGTGGCCGCACAGGTCAACGAGCTGCAGTCCAAGTGCTCTAGCTTGGAAGACACGCTGAACACCACCGCGGGCCGCCCCAGCAGAGAGGTGGAGGACTTCTTTTACCAGATTCAGGCCTACCaagcggagctgcagctggtgcgaAGCCACGACAAGGAGGTGGACGAGTTCCGCAAGCAGCACCActtcggcgccgctgagcagCAGGTACtagaggagggggcagtCGATATGAACTTCCTCAACGTGCTGGAGCGGGCGCGGCAGGTgcaccagcgcagcagcgagctcATGCAGTCCCAGGAATACCACCAAGGTGCACTGGCAGTTATGGAGTCCACCTACGGGGCCATCACACGCGCTACGGAGAAGATCGCGCGCCATCTTCTCTCCAccgctggcagcggtgagggccgcagcgctggcgtcgccgcgtccgctgcagcaggcggtgccggGTCGATTGCGGCTGATGTGCCGGAGGTCACGGGCTTCCAGCtgcggtgtgtgcgcctcctctaCGAGGAGAGTCCGTCGCTACACGAGAAGTTTCTCGATgaggtggcgcggctgcgtcgggCGTCGGTTCTGCGGCGCTACTTCCACCTCCTCACCACCGGCTCGGCGAACACGTCCACTGGCCTCTACCAGTCCGGAGGTCAGCCCTCCGCgtacgacggcggcgttggcagTAGGCACGGTAGCAGCGAGGCAGGGATGGGGGCCCGCCCCCTCGAGGCGGAGCTGAACAACCCCACCTATTTCTTCAGCTCTCTTTGCGCGTGGCTGCACCAGACCATCGCCGAGGAGCAGGACTTTATTCACAACTTCTTTGTAAGCGATGAGCCGGAGGTGGGGCagggagggcggcgcagccacgcgacgacagcggcgccgtcgtcggcttGTCTACAAGCGGGAAGCGACGCtgcacgagctgcgcgcgacacggcacggcagcaggcgtTGCTCGAGGGCGTGTTCGGAGGGGTGTGCAAGCACATCCGGGCGGCGCTCGACAACGTTCTGGAGCGGCTGGGGCGAACAGCGGCCGTGCTCGGTGCGGCCACATGTAGCTCGGAGGGTGAAGGCAGAGCTAGCGGCTGCGGAAGCATCGCCCTCTCAGGCAGCGCAGATGCCCTCGCTCCGCGCAAGGGCCCACGTGGCCTGACTGGCGGCTTGACACGCTTGTTCATGGCCGCCACTGGTCGCTCGCCCATCGCGGCCTTCCGTGGCGCTGGGCATGACGAATCCAATGCGCTTCTTCAGCGATACGCCGGCGTCACGACCCGCGCGCAGCAAGAAGCCGTGGCCTCATCGATGCTGCGCCCCCCGCTGCAGGGAATCCAGACCTGCGTGACGCTAGTGCAGCTGTTTGAGTACTACACTGCCACAACGTTCGCGCCACTGTTGGGGGAAGACTCGGCGCTTACCCGGCTGATCCGCAAAACCGCTCCTCAGAAAACGCGAGAGCTCttccagcgcctgctgcatGTCTTAACCGCGCACCTGTTGGACAGCACAGCGGGCATCATTGGCCGCACCGCGACACTGAGGAGGTTGGCGTCGTCTCACGCGCTAAAGCAGGCGGCTGACGGTGACGACGCACAAGGTGTCTCGCCGCTTGCAGcagagcgccgcgccgtcacTAAAACTGGCCCATCGACGTTTGTGCTCGACTTCCTCGTCACCTTCACGTACGGCAACGACGCGAACAGCCTCGGTGGCGCGCCCAATGGGTCGGAGAGCGCACTGCTGAAcgacagcgagagcgacATTTACatgtccttctcctccctctccgctgctgccgccacgacTCGATT
Protein-coding regions in this window:
- a CDS encoding DNA-directed RNA polymerase III largest subunit, putative; protein product: MSQTATTAAQFVQPLLDKPVEVTSIKYSLLSEDTIHRLSVLPCHRVIGTEKNFGVNDGRLGPSDRLSVCNTCGQRSIECTGHAGHIDLEVPVFHLGYFSAVIRVCRTICKRCSNVLLTREEMEYYLHRLRSTTHEPQQRAAIIKGIQEDAYKTRVCLMCGGLNGTVRRVRPMRIVHEKYLVDLRRGEQANEDPTAFFQEELRSAAMHNSEVGAHKEFVHEFLHPQRVKELFEAIPREQVPLLGLQPGTSPCSLLISTLLVPPVCVRPRGMSTTNHIREDDLTTQYNEILICSDMMSDGTNDAARSVETWELLQTRVARLLDAALPGFPSHLRTVECKSYAQRMKGKQGRFRGNLSGKRVDFSGRSVISPDPNLRIDELAVPLRVARVLTYPQRVFAGNIQLMRRLVRNGPHVHPGALTVYLSKECSRKSLRNARDREAIAARLSIGDVVERHVMNGDYILFNRQPSLHRISLMAHRARVLPFRTFRFNECCCAPYNADFDGDEMNIHVVQTEEARAEAKELMLTSHNIITAKNGEPIIACTQDFLTAAYLVTARDALFDRASFTQMVSHWLGNETQYTLPIPAILKPAELWTGKQLFELILRPTPETQLLLNLEAKARFYSGAGRHDDPAEGYVAFLDSVFLSGRLDKKLLGGGAKDGLFARLYALGGGEQTATCMSRIAQFTARYLQNYGFSLGLGDVSPTPSLNEKKAAVLAVSFDKCDRLISLAKTGRLIPKPGMSVKQSLEAMLNAELSQVRDACGSAAVQALDAKSNAPLIMVNSGSKGSALNTAQMMACVGQQTVSGKRIMNAFQDRALPHFPRFAEDPASRGFVASSFYSGLSPTEFFFHGMAGREGIVDTAVKTAETGYIYRRLSKAMENLSVGYDASVRSVQGSIVQLRYGEDGMDPWLMEGAHGTPLNLDQEWLSNRAAYARFRKHIDNVLSVGGGSGGLAASADPLLQTYRRLYDEWHAVSMLPGELDTFVHHLLHADEATLASCARLMKAEAAIRGAAPSSAAAGLQLLQQLAQQHGSDRLRSDIQAFFRKKRDELVQLRQKLKLPLDAHAPAAAELAAASAKAVRGGEKRKPSPHNGVQPSVKADASASAAAVQAFAESLQAELLPLTKGMLLHFLEASARKVHRKLCEPGTPCGAIAAQSVGEPSTQMTLRTFHFAGVASMSITQGVPRLVEIINANKSIATPVITAPIVLEDEFTSIDLAPASRTQYQAARAVKGLMERVLLKEIAREMVEVVTPRAYYIHIFLNMELIERLLLPIDAAVVCQRLYAAAARPMSPLRHLSEACVDVVSRDSLVVKSYEKDPARVHFNVQHLLTLLPDLVVGGVPGVNRVMIADRSEKLLAEGAELLSVMSLPYVDGVRTTCNHVAVIERALGIEAARETIVREITSILQAYSLNIDIRHIYLLADVMTSRGVVLGITRYGIQKMNNNVLTMASFERTTEHLYNAAMTEREDVNLSVSESIIIGKPIPLGTSSFNILLDKGSIAPPGSNTGRMPSPRRSAHVAATAAAALKSSGKAAVAGKHSKKVEPTPKEVFLRSSFMAYAAAHGAATHRGLRGCFSSRSLSAEGVFRLDLFAL